The Gemmatimonadota bacterium genome has a segment encoding these proteins:
- the secA gene encoding preprotein translocase subunit SecA, whose product MIKRLVESVFGSRQAREVKRLEPLLAEIRKEEERIATLDEAALQGQTARFRARLEEQTGALRAEVERLRAAKHDCADPTERDAIDVQLQGAEEAFRNGVAKTLDEILPEAFATVREACRRLVGTTVMVTGQPIVWNMVPYDVQLIGGINLHRGRIAEMATGEGKTLVATLPLYLNALPGRGAQLVTVNNYLARRDSQWMGHLFNYLGLTVACLDDTEPSSPDRRAAYGADITYGTNNEFGFDYLRDNMVYSLDQRVQREHIYAIIDEVDSILIDEARTPLIISGPVGDEDSIHYRGYNPKIAEIVRQQNEVASGLVAEGEKLLQDEKMRTEAGMKLYQAQLGAPKNKKLQKLLNETGVKQLVQRTELDYIADRKLPAKQQSMRSIEDSLFFVLDEKGHSVHLTDRGAEALSPHDPQLFLVPDISQEIHAVEHDAELDIEQKAEKRRQIEADYAAKSEQLHIIHKLLQAHALYEREVDYIVQEGQVLIVDEFTGRIMVGRRWSDGLHQAVEAKEGVQVKGETQTLATITIQNYFRMYEKLCGMTGTAETEETEFYSIYGLEVAVIPTNRPIRRKDHVDQIYKTRREKYNAVADEVERIHKLGWPVLIGTTTVEVSETLSRQLKRRGLPHEVLNAKYHQREAEIVAKAGERGAITIATNMAGRGTDIKLDPTLDLTSEDAGLHIIGTERHESRRIDRQLRGRSGRQGDPGVSLFFLSLEDDLMRLFGSDRIARMMDKGGAEEGEVITGKLITAAIESAQKRVELQNFQTRKRLLEYDDVMNQQREVIYSTRLFALERGEELKAEAIKMIRVAVDRTARNYLVDIERPENYDRPGLMNALMMQFLVGPEAVLNAEATPTLDAVADAARAEGEAAFERKVTYLQQFGQQIGIPDVDLQVLSQVMQGVLDEKWKDHLYDLDQLRNAIQYRAYGQRDPLVEYKKEAFEMFEDLLRDIQSTFAERYLKIQVSADGPPAPPPPPPVVESGPHEPSSDDLFAGNVSRTPVAAPRVSTGMGMLGAPVPSGGPEVGRNDPCPCGSGKKYKKCHGATA is encoded by the coding sequence ATGATCAAGCGGTTGGTTGAGTCGGTATTCGGTTCCCGTCAGGCCCGTGAAGTGAAGCGGCTCGAGCCGCTGCTCGCGGAGATCCGAAAGGAAGAGGAGCGCATTGCGACGCTGGATGAGGCGGCCCTTCAGGGGCAGACCGCCCGCTTCCGCGCGCGGCTCGAAGAGCAGACGGGGGCCTTGCGAGCCGAGGTCGAACGGCTTCGCGCCGCGAAGCACGACTGCGCCGATCCGACCGAGCGCGACGCGATCGACGTGCAGTTGCAGGGCGCCGAAGAGGCCTTCCGCAACGGGGTCGCGAAGACGCTTGATGAAATCCTGCCGGAAGCCTTCGCCACCGTCCGTGAAGCATGCCGCCGCCTGGTCGGCACCACCGTCATGGTGACCGGCCAGCCGATTGTCTGGAACATGGTGCCCTACGATGTCCAGCTCATCGGCGGCATCAACCTCCATCGCGGACGGATCGCCGAAATGGCGACCGGTGAAGGGAAGACCCTCGTTGCGACGCTGCCGCTGTACCTCAATGCGCTTCCGGGCCGCGGCGCCCAGCTGGTGACGGTGAACAACTACCTCGCCCGCCGCGACTCGCAGTGGATGGGGCACCTGTTCAACTACCTCGGCCTCACTGTGGCCTGCCTCGATGACACCGAGCCGTCGTCACCCGATCGTCGCGCCGCCTACGGTGCCGACATTACCTACGGCACCAACAACGAATTCGGCTTCGACTACCTGCGCGACAACATGGTGTACTCGCTCGACCAGCGAGTGCAGCGCGAGCACATCTACGCCATCATCGACGAAGTCGACTCGATCCTCATCGACGAGGCGCGGACGCCGCTGATCATCTCCGGACCGGTGGGTGACGAAGACAGCATTCACTACCGTGGCTACAACCCGAAGATCGCGGAGATCGTCCGCCAGCAGAACGAAGTCGCCAGCGGGCTCGTCGCCGAGGGCGAGAAGCTGCTGCAGGACGAGAAGATGCGCACTGAAGCCGGGATGAAGCTCTATCAGGCCCAGCTCGGCGCCCCGAAGAACAAGAAGCTGCAGAAGCTGCTCAACGAGACCGGGGTCAAGCAGCTGGTGCAGCGCACCGAGCTCGACTACATCGCCGACCGCAAGCTGCCGGCGAAGCAGCAGAGCATGCGCTCGATCGAAGACTCGCTCTTCTTCGTGCTCGACGAAAAGGGCCACTCGGTCCACCTGACCGATCGTGGTGCCGAAGCGCTCTCGCCGCACGACCCGCAGCTCTTCCTGGTGCCGGACATCTCCCAGGAGATCCACGCGGTCGAGCACGACGCCGAACTCGACATCGAGCAGAAGGCCGAGAAGCGCCGCCAGATCGAGGCCGATTACGCCGCCAAGAGCGAGCAGCTGCACATCATCCACAAGCTGCTGCAGGCGCACGCCCTCTACGAGCGTGAGGTCGACTACATCGTGCAGGAAGGGCAGGTGCTCATCGTCGATGAGTTCACCGGCCGCATCATGGTGGGGCGTCGCTGGTCCGATGGTTTGCACCAGGCGGTCGAGGCGAAGGAAGGAGTGCAGGTGAAGGGCGAGACGCAGACGCTCGCGACGATCACCATCCAGAACTACTTCCGGATGTACGAGAAGCTCTGCGGCATGACCGGCACGGCCGAGACCGAAGAGACCGAGTTCTACTCGATCTACGGCCTCGAAGTCGCCGTGATCCCGACCAACCGGCCGATCCGTCGGAAAGACCACGTCGACCAGATCTACAAGACGCGGCGCGAGAAGTACAACGCGGTTGCCGATGAAGTGGAGCGGATCCACAAGCTCGGCTGGCCGGTGCTGATCGGCACCACCACCGTGGAAGTGTCGGAGACCTTGTCTCGTCAGCTGAAGCGCCGCGGGCTGCCGCACGAGGTGCTCAACGCCAAGTATCACCAGCGCGAGGCCGAGATTGTGGCCAAGGCCGGTGAGCGCGGCGCGATCACCATCGCGACCAACATGGCCGGCCGCGGCACCGACATCAAACTCGACCCGACGCTCGACCTGACCTCGGAAGATGCCGGCCTGCATATCATCGGCACCGAGCGCCACGAGTCGCGGCGCATCGACCGCCAGCTGCGAGGTCGCTCTGGCCGTCAGGGCGATCCGGGCGTGTCGCTCTTCTTCCTGTCGCTCGAAGACGACCTGATGCGGCTCTTCGGCTCCGACCGTATTGCCCGGATGATGGACAAGGGCGGCGCCGAAGAGGGCGAGGTCATCACCGGCAAGCTGATCACTGCGGCGATCGAGTCGGCGCAGAAGCGGGTGGAGTTGCAGAACTTCCAGACCCGCAAGCGCTTGCTCGAATACGATGACGTGATGAACCAGCAGCGCGAGGTCATCTACTCTACGCGGCTCTTTGCACTCGAGCGGGGTGAGGAGCTCAAGGCCGAAGCGATCAAGATGATTCGCGTGGCGGTCGATCGGACGGCGCGCAATTATCTCGTCGACATCGAGCGCCCTGAGAATTACGACCGCCCCGGGCTGATGAACGCGCTGATGATGCAGTTCCTGGTCGGGCCCGAGGCCGTGCTCAACGCCGAGGCCACGCCCACCCTCGACGCAGTGGCCGATGCGGCGCGCGCCGAAGGCGAGGCCGCTTTCGAACGGAAGGTGACCTACCTGCAGCAGTTCGGTCAGCAGATCGGCATCCCCGACGTGGACCTGCAGGTGCTGTCGCAGGTGATGCAGGGCGTGCTCGACGAGAAGTGGAAGGATCACCTCTACGATCTCGACCAGCTGCGCAACGCGATCCAGTACCGCGCGTATGGCCAGCGGGATCCGCTCGTGGAGTACAAGAAGGAGGCCTTCGAGATGTTCGAGGATCTCCTGCGTGACATCCAGTCGACCTTCGCCGAGCGCTACCTCAAGATCCAGGTCAGCGC
- the nadD gene encoding nicotinate-nucleotide adenylyltransferase, translating into MRIGILGGSFDPIHHAHLIVAQLAREQLHLDQVRFVVAAQQPFKIGRHRAPAEARLRMVELAVASVPGFVADGRELDREGPSYTVDTLREILAEFSGAELVLLLGADAARGFAAWHEPDSIRALATVAVFARGGESPPEGFDALVQVPVMELSSTEIRSRVAMGRSLTGWVPERVGDYISGLQLYRSEAG; encoded by the coding sequence GTGCGGATCGGTATCCTCGGCGGCTCGTTCGATCCGATCCACCACGCGCACCTGATCGTCGCGCAACTCGCCCGCGAACAGCTGCACCTCGATCAGGTGCGCTTCGTGGTCGCGGCCCAGCAGCCCTTCAAGATCGGACGTCATCGCGCGCCGGCAGAAGCGCGACTCCGGATGGTCGAGCTCGCCGTGGCCTCGGTGCCAGGCTTTGTCGCCGACGGCAGAGAACTCGACCGCGAGGGCCCCTCCTACACCGTCGACACGCTGCGCGAGATTCTGGCAGAGTTTTCTGGCGCGGAACTTGTCTTGCTGCTCGGCGCCGATGCCGCGCGCGGATTCGCTGCCTGGCATGAGCCTGATTCCATTCGTGCCCTGGCCACCGTGGCCGTGTTCGCTCGTGGTGGCGAGTCTCCACCCGAGGGGTTCGATGCCCTCGTGCAGGTCCCTGTGATGGAGCTCTCCTCGACCGAAATCCGGTCGCGCGTGGCCATGGGCCGCTCGCTCACCGGATGGGTCCCCGAGCGGGTGGGCGACTATATTTCAGGGTTACAGCTTTATCGGAGCGAAGCAGGATGA
- the bamD gene encoding outer membrane protein assembly factor BamD, producing the protein MRRLLPLVLPLVLVLATACGKGKAKPSTTATPLLSRLSATPAQLDSMWSRAMGLYAAKKWSKAGTAFERMQLEMPSGDHRAILARFYLAETRVGEHSNLQAVREFRRVSDEFPGDSMAPIALLRAGDSYSALWRRPELDATYGQTAIATYQELIARYPASPAAKTGQEQITGLEERFAVKSYQAALFYLRFKAYDSAILYLKDLLATWPRAVIAPEVMTKLIETYRTIGYAEDVRETCAIMRKRFPTSPHLDATCPLPAAAAAEKPAGQ; encoded by the coding sequence ATGCGTCGCTTGCTGCCCCTCGTCCTGCCGCTGGTGCTCGTCCTCGCCACTGCCTGTGGGAAGGGGAAGGCGAAGCCGTCAACAACGGCGACCCCGCTGCTTTCGCGGCTCTCCGCAACGCCGGCGCAGCTCGACTCGATGTGGTCGCGCGCGATGGGGCTGTACGCCGCGAAGAAGTGGTCGAAGGCCGGTACCGCCTTCGAGCGAATGCAGCTGGAAATGCCGAGTGGCGATCACCGCGCCATTCTCGCACGATTCTATCTCGCCGAGACGCGGGTAGGCGAGCACAGCAACCTCCAGGCGGTACGGGAATTCCGCCGGGTTTCCGATGAGTTCCCTGGCGATTCGATGGCGCCGATTGCTCTGCTGCGTGCCGGTGACAGCTACTCGGCGCTCTGGCGTCGGCCGGAACTGGATGCCACCTATGGCCAGACCGCGATCGCCACTTATCAGGAGCTGATCGCACGCTATCCTGCGTCACCAGCGGCGAAGACGGGACAGGAGCAGATCACCGGGCTTGAAGAACGCTTCGCGGTGAAGAGCTACCAGGCCGCGCTTTTCTACCTTCGCTTCAAGGCCTACGATTCCGCGATCCTCTATCTCAAGGACCTGCTCGCAACCTGGCCGCGCGCCGTCATTGCGCCGGAAGTCATGACCAAGCTGATCGAGACCTACCGGACGATCGGGTACGCCGAAGATGTGCGGGAAACGTGTGCGATCATGCGGAAGCGATTCCCCACGTCGCCGCACCTTGATGCGACTTGTCCTCTGCCAGCAGCCGCCGCGGCGGAGAAGCCTGCGGGGCAATAG
- a CDS encoding tetratricopeptide repeat protein gives MKLSAGGLLETARARFANRDYYGALLCLDDVEGSGRAYADVYHLRGLSLSLLDRPDEALEAFDSALALNGRYVEAHLHRGLVLNQVGRNEEAAAAFAAAAASEGPPVAGVPAHLASRLANEHAHLGELYADGGLLADAVREYRRAVDLGPAFLDIRLRLSRLLIEVGNPLEAREILEKILGDRPDWIDARVQLGLARYLAGDTAGARDIWRAAQDVRPDVERVAAYLAMVERIPE, from the coding sequence GTGAAGCTCAGCGCCGGCGGTCTGCTCGAAACCGCACGTGCGCGTTTCGCGAACCGCGACTACTACGGCGCGCTGCTCTGCCTGGACGACGTCGAGGGAAGCGGTCGCGCCTACGCCGATGTCTACCACCTCCGGGGGCTCTCCCTGTCGTTGCTCGACCGCCCCGATGAGGCGCTCGAGGCTTTCGACTCGGCACTCGCCCTCAATGGGCGCTATGTCGAAGCGCACCTGCATCGTGGCCTCGTGCTCAATCAGGTGGGGCGGAACGAAGAAGCAGCCGCAGCGTTCGCCGCAGCGGCTGCGTCCGAAGGGCCACCGGTGGCTGGGGTCCCGGCGCACCTCGCCTCCCGGCTTGCCAACGAACACGCGCATCTCGGCGAGCTCTACGCCGATGGCGGGCTGCTCGCCGATGCGGTTCGCGAATACCGACGCGCTGTCGACCTCGGTCCAGCCTTCCTCGACATCCGGCTCCGGCTCTCGCGACTCCTGATCGAAGTGGGGAATCCGCTTGAGGCGCGCGAGATACTCGAGAAGATCCTTGGCGATCGTCCTGACTGGATCGATGCCAGGGTGCAGCTCGGACTGGCGCGCTATCTCGCAGGGGACACCGCTGGCGCCCGCGATATCTGGCGGGCGGCACAGGACGTTCGCCCCGACGTCGAACGGGTGGCCGCCTACCTCGCCATGGTGGAGCGTATTCCGGAGTGA
- a CDS encoding UDP-glucuronic acid decarboxylase family protein encodes MRVVITGAAGFLGSHLTDRFLADGHEVVGVDNFITGRPENLAHLMGNDRFRFVRHDVSQYIFVDGQVDGVLHFASPASPIDYLEMPIQTLKVGSLGTHNALGLAKAKKARFFLASTSEVYGDPLVHPQPETYWGNVNPVGPRGVYDEAKRFAEAITMAYHTYHGLETRIVRIFNTYGPRMRPQDGRVVSNFIVQALKGESLTVYGDGLQSRSFCYYSDLVEGIYRLFHSDRVDPTNIGNPGEFTMLELAEQVLALTGSKSQIVHKELPVDDPKVRKPDLTVARAVLQWEPKVPLREGLEQTIAYFRQVVG; translated from the coding sequence ATGCGCGTGGTGATTACCGGAGCCGCCGGCTTCCTCGGGTCGCACCTGACCGATCGTTTTCTGGCCGACGGCCACGAAGTGGTGGGCGTCGACAACTTCATCACCGGGCGTCCGGAGAATCTGGCGCACCTGATGGGCAACGATCGCTTCCGCTTCGTTCGCCACGACGTGTCGCAGTACATCTTCGTGGATGGTCAGGTGGATGGCGTGCTTCACTTCGCCTCGCCGGCCTCGCCCATCGATTACCTCGAGATGCCGATCCAGACGCTCAAGGTCGGTTCGCTCGGCACCCACAACGCCCTGGGACTCGCCAAGGCCAAGAAGGCGCGCTTCTTCCTCGCCTCGACGTCGGAGGTGTATGGCGATCCGCTGGTGCATCCGCAGCCGGAGACCTACTGGGGGAACGTGAATCCGGTCGGACCTCGCGGGGTGTACGACGAAGCGAAGCGCTTCGCCGAGGCGATCACGATGGCGTACCACACCTACCATGGTCTCGAGACCCGGATCGTCCGGATCTTCAACACCTACGGTCCGCGGATGCGGCCGCAGGACGGTCGGGTGGTGTCGAACTTCATCGTGCAGGCGCTCAAGGGCGAGTCGCTCACGGTCTATGGCGACGGCCTCCAGTCGCGCTCGTTCTGCTACTACTCCGATCTGGTCGAAGGGATCTACCGGCTCTTCCACTCCGATCGGGTCGACCCGACCAACATCGGCAACCCGGGCGAGTTCACGATGCTCGAACTGGCCGAGCAGGTCCTCGCGCTGACCGGTTCGAAGTCGCAGATTGTACACAAGGAATTGCCGGTGGATGACCCGAAGGTGCGCAAGCCCGACCTGACGGTGGCGCGCGCCGTCCTGCAGTGGGAGCCCAAGGTGCCGCTTCGCGAAGGACTTGAACAGACCATCGCCTACTTCCGCCAGGTCGTCGGGTGA
- a CDS encoding UDP-glucose/GDP-mannose dehydrogenase family protein yields MRVTVIGSGYVGLVAGACFAETGNEVVCADVDAGKIARLREGVLPIYEPGLQPLVERNTAEGRLRFTTDLGAAVEHGDVVFIAVGTPPGEDGSADLQHVLAVANTIGQHLDRFKVVVTKSTVPVGTAEKVRTAVRAATTGDFAVASNPEFLKEGAAIDDFMKPDRVVLGTDDPRAEELLRELYSPYVRSGSPILFMDIPSAEVTKYAANAMLATRISFMNQIAELCELVGADVFAVRKGIGSDTRIGNAFLFPGPGYGGSCFPKDVKALMHTARGAGMSPALFDAVEAVNARQKRVMFEKLQRLLGDLSGRTVAVWGLAFKAGTDDMRESPAVALIDALLEAGASVRAHDPEAMEVARALWQDRVTFATDPYDALTGADALAVVTEWLVYRNPDFERIKQVLRTPVIVDGRNLYEPARMSRLGFRYTGIGRKDA; encoded by the coding sequence GGTGGTGTGCGCGGATGTGGACGCCGGCAAGATTGCGCGCCTCCGCGAGGGGGTGCTCCCGATCTACGAACCGGGGCTGCAGCCCCTCGTCGAGCGGAATACTGCCGAGGGTCGTCTGCGCTTTACCACCGATCTCGGTGCTGCGGTGGAGCATGGCGATGTGGTCTTCATCGCCGTCGGAACCCCACCTGGCGAAGATGGTTCGGCCGACCTGCAACACGTGCTGGCGGTCGCCAACACGATCGGTCAGCATCTCGACCGCTTCAAGGTGGTCGTCACCAAATCCACTGTCCCGGTGGGGACAGCCGAGAAGGTGCGCACCGCGGTCCGTGCCGCCACAACGGGCGACTTCGCCGTGGCCTCGAATCCCGAGTTCCTGAAGGAAGGGGCCGCGATCGACGATTTCATGAAGCCCGACCGCGTCGTGCTGGGCACCGATGATCCCCGTGCTGAAGAACTGCTCCGGGAGCTCTATTCGCCCTACGTCCGCTCCGGTTCGCCGATCCTGTTCATGGATATCCCGTCGGCCGAGGTGACGAAGTACGCGGCGAATGCGATGCTGGCCACCCGCATTTCGTTCATGAATCAGATTGCCGAGCTCTGCGAACTGGTCGGCGCCGATGTCTTTGCCGTGCGCAAGGGAATCGGCAGCGACACCCGGATCGGAAACGCCTTTCTCTTCCCGGGCCCGGGCTATGGTGGTTCCTGCTTCCCGAAGGACGTCAAGGCGCTGATGCACACGGCGCGCGGGGCAGGGATGTCGCCAGCGCTCTTCGATGCGGTCGAAGCGGTGAACGCGCGCCAGAAGCGGGTGATGTTCGAGAAGCTGCAACGCCTGCTCGGTGACCTGAGTGGTCGCACGGTGGCGGTCTGGGGGCTCGCGTTCAAGGCCGGCACCGACGATATGCGGGAGAGTCCTGCCGTGGCGCTGATCGATGCGCTGCTCGAGGCCGGGGCAAGCGTCCGGGCGCATGACCCGGAGGCGATGGAGGTGGCGCGGGCGCTCTGGCAGGATCGGGTGACCTTTGCGACCGATCCGTACGACGCGCTCACGGGCGCGGATGCGCTGGCAGTTGTCACGGAGTGGCTCGTCTATCGCAATCCGGACTTTGAGCGGATCAAGCAGGTCCTCCGCACGCCGGTCATTGTTGATGGCCGGAACTTGTACGAGCCTGCGCGAATGTCGCGGCTCGGATTCCGCTACACCGGCATCGGCCGGAAGGACGCGTAA